The following proteins are encoded in a genomic region of Dioscorea cayenensis subsp. rotundata cultivar TDr96_F1 chromosome 8, TDr96_F1_v2_PseudoChromosome.rev07_lg8_w22 25.fasta, whole genome shotgun sequence:
- the LOC120267892 gene encoding protein FAR1-RELATED SEQUENCE 5-like: protein MVVLLAGVCIALKKVIEKKDLRRMKPTRRNILVKICFASSLFVSCTCYKFEFTGLLCRHILKVFIVANVDNIPREFMLKRWTRDAKYGKVFDENGQYIEEDRQAHLTLRYSTLSHEASDIATKGSCSIEVYKVAMHWLRRTREEVEKAIKMQNIEISNSNNGEGSSQQAITSTEVTIHDPPLAKCKGNGKRKKAFWEKNHKKKKSKVVDDGLKGRAMNGQELLGHAMRLDLANESVSYPPTNG, encoded by the exons ATGGTAGTATTATTGGCCGGCGTCTGTATTGCTCTAAAGAAGGTTATAGAGAAGAAAGATTTAAGAAGAATGAAGCCAACAAGAAGAAACATACTTGTTAAAATTTGCTTTGCATCAAGTCTTTTTGTGAGTTGCACTTGTTATAAGTTTGAGTTTACAGGGCTATTATGTCGTCACATACTTAAGGTATTCATTGTGGCTAATGTGGATAatattccaagagaattcaTGTTAAAACGTTGGACAAGAGATGCAAAATATGGGAaggtttttgatgaaaatggCCAATATATAGAAGAAGACCGTCAAGCTCATTTAACACTCAGATACAGTACTCTTTCACATGAAGCATCAGACATTGCAACCAAGGGGTCTTGCTCTATTGAAGTTTATAAAGTGGCTATGCATTGGTTGAGGAGGACAAGGGAAGAGGTTGAGAAGGCaattaaaatgcaaaacattgaaatttcaaatagcAACAATGGAGAGGGATCATCACAACAAGCAATTACATCAACTGAAGTAACAATCCATGACCCACCACTAGCAAAATGTAAAGGAAAtggcaaaagaaagaaagcattttgggagaaaaatcacaagaagaagaagtccaAAGTTGTTGATGATGGACTTAAG GGACGTGCAATGAATGGTCAAGAACTGTTAGGGCATGCCATGAGACTAGATCTTGCCAATGAAAGTGTTTCTTATCCACCAACCAATGG GTAA
- the LOC120267901 gene encoding uncharacterized protein LOC120267901 isoform X2, whose product MDRIRFSGSGLQAASPPSVIEPPSNQMPQCLSSHCELCTRFSGEDHGAAAKVVHQETEPDTTSTREMEYYEFLPHCGGVSHGDSEFAHRTAEDGSSSSPDFIDLSLKLSF is encoded by the exons ATGGATCGGATCCGCTTCTCAGGCAGCGGTCTCCAGGCCGCAAGTCCTCCTTCGGTAATAGAGCCCCCTTCAAACCAAATGCCGCAATGCCTCTCATCTCATTGCGAGTTATGCACTCGA TTCTCCGGTGAGGATCACGGCGCTGCTGCTAAGGTTGTTCACCAG gaAACAGAGCCGGACACAACTAGTACGAGAGAGATGGAGTACTATGAGTTCCTTCCGCATTGTGGCGGCGTCTCGCATGGAGATTCGGAGTTTGCTCATCGGACGGCTGAAGATGGATCTTCTTCCTCTCCGGACTTCATTGACTTATCACTAAAGctctctttttaa
- the LOC120267901 gene encoding uncharacterized protein LOC120267901 isoform X1: MDRIRFSGSGLQAASPPSVIEPPSNQMPQCLSSHCELCTRNQFSGEDHGAAAKVVHQETEPDTTSTREMEYYEFLPHCGGVSHGDSEFAHRTAEDGSSSSPDFIDLSLKLSF, encoded by the exons ATGGATCGGATCCGCTTCTCAGGCAGCGGTCTCCAGGCCGCAAGTCCTCCTTCGGTAATAGAGCCCCCTTCAAACCAAATGCCGCAATGCCTCTCATCTCATTGCGAGTTATGCACTCGA AATCAGTTCTCCGGTGAGGATCACGGCGCTGCTGCTAAGGTTGTTCACCAG gaAACAGAGCCGGACACAACTAGTACGAGAGAGATGGAGTACTATGAGTTCCTTCCGCATTGTGGCGGCGTCTCGCATGGAGATTCGGAGTTTGCTCATCGGACGGCTGAAGATGGATCTTCTTCCTCTCCGGACTTCATTGACTTATCACTAAAGctctctttttaa